Part of the Spinacia oleracea cultivar Varoflay chromosome 5, BTI_SOV_V1, whole genome shotgun sequence genome, TCCCATCATGCATCAATAGAATACAAAGGGAGACCATATAGAATTGGAAGATCCAAACTCCACCACTCATCAATCCAATGGAGAAAGGTACGCTTCTGCAATTATATTCAACCGATTAATCTAGTATGAAGTATTTAGTTTGAATGAAATCTAACAAAAATGACTTGGCTTGGGTTCATCACAACAGGACCTCCATTTTCTCCCTCCTGGAGTGGATTCAGAGGTATAGCAAGAGCAAAGTTAGAAAACAATCATCTACATTGTTGTTGCTAGCTTGGTTTACAATATTTGGAGAGCTAGGAACACAAGTGTCTAGACTATGAAGGTGCCAGCAATCAAGCATACTGTTAAAATCATCCAGTTTGAAGTTAAGAGTAGAGTTGCAAATATGTTAAGCAAGAAAACTTGTACTAGAGATAGAGATTGGTTCTTTAGTCTATTTAGGCTAGGTGTTCTTAGCCTCGTGTTGTTGAGTAAGTCAAAATCGCAGGCtgttatgtttttacaaaaacataacaaaaaaaaaaatcaatgaaatggtacatgttttaatcAAAATGATACTCTGCTTTTTATGAAATGGTACTCTTTTTACcgaaatggtacatgtttttatcAAAATGGTACTCATTTTTTAATGAAATGTTACTCTTTTTAAATAAATGGTACATGTTTGACGTTGTGATGTGTTTGCTCACACATCACAGCATGCCGCCTCGCCAACCTCATTGTTGTTTGCTTTCAATCCTCCTGTTTTGGGGTGACTTTGTAAATTGTTTGGAGTGatcaataaaatttattacttgcttgtcaaaaaaaaaaatgttaaaaagtAGTCAATTTGGTAAAAAATTCCGTACAGATGGAGGAAAAGCTACAACCCGAACATCCTGCTATAAGATTCTACGTAATACTAAAGGGGCACTTTGTAAGCTAATGAGCCTACTGTGTTGTGCACGGTTTGTTTTACCATAAACATGAGCGAGTAAAACATTAAGGAATAGTAATAGATAaaatttgaatccatgacaaaCATATGTGTGTATTTAATCTCGAAATAGCAGTGTGCAATTCTAAAATGTAATGCTTCATGCTTGAGATAATCTCACCTAGAAAGAATACAAAgaatataaaaaacaaaaacaaaaacaaaaaggaaaGAATAATTAATGCATATGTTTTACAGTGGTTGATCCAAAAGAAGCCTAATTAAGTTAGTGTATATGATTCGAAAAACCCTAATTaagctagctagctagctaaTTTAAACACAAACAAATGAAGAATATAATAACAATTATCTTTGATAATGTCTTAAGAATTATCCTGCAATATTTTTTCCAACTCTTGGGGCTTACAAGGTACAACCAATGCACCATCATGTTGAAAACCATACTCTTCAGCAGCCTCCTTAAGCAAGTTCAAAAGAGCAGGGTTTCTTAAAAACCTCAATTCAACCACAAACCTTTTAACCTCATCGTCGCCGTTCCCTACAGCCAACACCGCGAAATGGCCTTTAGGAACCAATGCCGGCTTCTTCCCTAGAATTTGTACCAACTCTTCATTGTTTGGGATGGTTCGAATGGGTTGTAACAGTTTCATGCACCACCTTAGCTTCACTACAAACCTCTTTAGCCTCATCAAACTCATTTTCTTGTTTCCCACCattcttttttgttttgttgttggAGAATTGTATGTAATCTTGGTTTTAAATAATGCTTGTTTTTGTTGTTTGGgattttaatttgttatttataaaaggattatatatataatggaggaggaggagagagaataattagaaaagaaaatgaaggtTCCATGCATGAGAGTGATGTGGGGGATCATTGCATATGGACTATAATAATGTAGGTTACGACGTTATAGTAGTATTTTTGCATTAAATACCAAACCCATTTGTTAGTCCAATGTTTTTGCAGAGGCTTACAACGTAGGGTCTTACCAAGTTACAATACGCGGTCTAACAATGTAGCTCATTCAGTCATTCCTCATGCGCGCTATTTCCCACCGCTCTCTGCCTTTATTACTTTCTGGCTACTGTTTCATTTTTGGGCGGTTTCTATTTTAATATGTTTGATTAAACTGGTTGTTGCTAATCTACGTTTATCGCAAACAAGTACACAATTGTACAAGTGTTTTAATAAACACATGTTTTAAATAAACTAGAAGTGATTCCGTACAAGAGTAGCTCCACTTTAATTAGTATACGTCGGCAAAGAAATGAACTACAACTCTACAAGTATCAAGTATGGGTTGGTTCTGTTGAACTACAAGTAGGGATAATTAAAATGTCATACTCATTGGAAGTGTAAGGGTTTATAGAGAGATATCCTCATCTCTAAAGAGCTCTTAGTGAACTTTGATCCCATAATCTTGAGATTATGAGGTCAAGCCTTTGATTCTCGCTCTTCGTATGTTTTAGCATATACTCCACTATACCCGACTTTATTTTTTAGGAGTTACATTTTCCTTTTAGGTAATTAACTTTTACATTAAAATATTACACTCAGGTTACCCACTCCgctattgtttattatttatatagctCTCTCTTTGTTCCCGCACATACTCAAATCATCTTTTCTCACcataaattattcaaccattATTAAATATTTACAATAAAGAATTAATCATGTATACCTAGGAAaaccacatttgattagatggCATGTATCAACACATtttattagatgacacgtgtcatccattctttcctccgtcaatttggttttttattttattttttctttgttgtttgatatattatacaactccaatcgcctctttcactccatctttctcatacaacatcaattcaccaatctattcattcaacattttccACTACATCTTCCtgattaacactcaatattaatacgctatttaatttatgtgttctatcaattttcaaaaattacctctatttaaatcatatatatATTCTCTCTAAAATTACAAGCCCAATAAAATTAGAACGTAAAAAGATAGACTAAATAACCACTATACAACCGCCCATTTTTTAAACGGGCTTAAAAACTAGTTATGATAAGAAAACCAATTCACATACGAAGAGCGTATTTAAGTTGTATGAGTAGTAAGTAATTTATTTAGGCATCATTTGAATTCAACTCATCCCATGTTGAATGTGGGCCTATTTGTAAGTGAAAGATATAATCGTTGATAAAAGTTATAGCTTTGTGACTCCGTCGTGAATAGACTATGTGTGGCGAcacaaaatgaaaaaaagagTTCCTAAAATCGAAAATATAACATTTCCTTGTATTTCTGAAAGTTTTTTCAATTGTTCTACACAGCCTAATCTattctaatattttaaaatacaaTGTTTGCATGAAGTGATGTCACGTGTCATCTCTGCCACGTTTCAtctaatttatattattttattttttcttaaatCATCATTTATATTCATCCTTTTCAATCTCCTCAATTAATTAGATattcattttatttcaaaaataattttatttgtttcacATTCCAAATAATTTCTTAATACTCCAAATGCTTCACATTTTAATTATTACTTCAAAATTTGCGTATCCTAATTTAtattacataaataaataatgtaCCAGAATGTTTAAATTAAGAaactcgtgcatcgcacggggtaAAAACTAGTTATAATGCAAATGAAATACTCTGTATATACTATACCCATAATATATtacactagtcttatatgcacctTATgcatgcgaatataagaaagtaGATTTGTATTTACATTTCAACCCAAATAAcatttgaaaatttataaacgccttagggggtgtttggttatgagaggtttgagggaaaaaaaagctttttgaggtgaattagaggtttgactttTTCAAAAAGCTAATtgggagtgtttggttaggagaagTTTAGTAGAGAGTTTTGGGGGTGAAAAATCTAATTCTCAAGAAGCTCAATATAAGAGCTTTTTGCAATGtaaaattactattttaataTTGCCAAAAATTACAACACTTAACAACTTAGCTTAGCATTCCACATTATTTCATTTACCCCATTTACTACTTGTTACTTgttgtaaaaaaattatattagtACGTTGAAGTACTTAATTAAAAACTATTCCAATCATGCTTGTAATGTCATTACTAACATTTCTCTATTTACATATCAATAATTTATGtatttaaaatttgaaattaagaataatttttaaaaaaataattgttttatttattttataatagggaaaatgattttttatttatttattctatgcttatttaaaaaataaagagaaTATAATTAACATAATAAACAATTGTCTAATACTAATAAGAAACAAATTATCCAACAACAAAGTATCCTTAATGGTCATTTCACATATTAAACAGCTAACAGCTAAAAACTAATTTTCCAAATacttttacacaaacagctaattcaaccagctagtcaaaccagctaatACAAATAGCTAACAGctaacagctagtcaaaccagctatcaGCTAACAGCTAACAGCTCCTAACCAAACAAGGCCTTAGACTTTTCTCTAATTCAACACCTTATAAAGAAGCGTTTTTTACGTCCACTTTTGACTTGACCGTTCTCTATTCTCTTTCTAGAATCGAACAGTGAGAAGGAGTACACAACAattacaatatttaatattctcTTTTGTTTTATAGTATAGAATTGTTTATTAGACAATCGTTTTCTATTCTTCctttctttcaaaaaaaaaaaagttaaaataaataaacaacgcATCAAAGATATACAGAGTAGACAATTTTAAGCTACGTTTTACGCGAAGGGTTTGCCCTTGTTTTCTAGCCTCTTAGCAAGTTCAAGGCAGCAATGGTATTAGCCCCTGATGATATCCCAACCTACATATTCAACAAAGTGAAAATCAGATAATGGTGCTATTATTTACATGAATATTAGCCATATGAAAGGTGTTCAACTGCTAAATGAACGTCGAGAACTTTAAACTCCCAGCAAACTAACACAAACTTATTAATTTGGGATCTCTATTAAGATTATAGCTAGTACGATCTGAAAGTTTGGGATGTAAAGATGATAAGAAGTGTAATAAACCAGCATAATTTGTTCTTACCAACAATCCTTCCTGTAATACCAACTGTTTGGCCATCTTAACGACATCATTAGTTTTAACCTGTGATGAAGTATTCAGAATACTAGCACACAGAGAAGTAAGCTTTGATATGGTTGGAAAAACAACAAAACAATAGAAATTTTACCTCAAGTGCATCCATTACATCCATGTCTAAAATATCTGATTTAACCCAACATCGTTTCTAGTTATAAAGTGAGGACTTATTTATATTGAAAAGGTAGATTAGCATGAGGCCAGATTGGTAATAACAACACATTAACATGCATCAACACTAATTATTATGAAGCATACATCACCCACTAATATCtttaaaataattcaaattaaaatattcACCTCTAGCATTTCTAAAGAAATAAATTACTAATTTCCATAATTGATCAATCAACTAAGAACACAATGCAATTGGCAATGGAATTAACACGAAAGATGTtcagaattttcaaattaaaatgaaaaggaATAAGCATGAGAAATCAAAATTGACATAACTTAGGATTGACCAATCCTTGATAATCATAGTTTTCCATTATCACTAAAACGTATAGCTCTAATAGAATCCTTATGTAGTACTTCCTTGGAGTGATCTGCCAATGAGACTGGACAATTCTTTCTGCAAAATGTagaaaaaaactcaaaaattttaactttccaagcaTCAAAGTTTCACAAATtaatcaccaaattcaacatctATATAACATAATTACTCACTCTATTAAACAATACAACAAATAACAACATCAGAAGACTAAAACCCTTTTGAAATTTCAGGTCAATTTCAATAGCAACCATTTCAAGAGAAACCCAAATCAATACGTTTCCAGAAATTTCGTTCACAAAACAATGCAATTAAATTCCATATCACAAAGCCAAAATCGAGGACTTTCCACAAACATAATTAACGTGATACAATGGCATCAAAAACCGTAATTAGTCATCAAAATCAAGTAAATAGTGAAGGAAAAACAACTTACGCAAGATTAAACACCCAAATCTTACCAATTTGAAATCGATCATCAATCAATGGAGCtgtaacaaattaacaaattaaaccCTCAAATCATATAAATTTGTAACCGAAAGATTtaagaaatgaaagaaattgagtgatttacctaagagagagaaagagcatGATTTGGGACTCGATTTCTTCCCCAAATCttaaaaattgaaatcaaaagaACTGAGAATAGAATGAAATTGATTGTacctaggagagagaaagagagctaCGTGAGAGTGAAGCGGCGGAGGAAGTGAATTCCGGGTTTGACGGCCAGGAAGAGTTTGAGGGTAAAAGGGTAGAAGGGTAGAAGGTATTTTAGTATTTTTGATTGGGGACACTAAAAGTGGGATTACCGAAATGTCCCTCCCCTCCTGgcttatatatataataaagatttgtttcaaaaaaatctttacattttccattttagtctgtttcataatgttttttgcattgtgttttattttatttttggacatgaaatgTTACTATCTTAATGCTCTTACTCCACAACATTTATCACTTTCCAATccctttttcttattttatttattttttcttacatTGACCCATCTTTTACACTCTTTcacttactttatccatatttattACATCCATTCATCTTTTTAAACATTcttcctttttttattttaatattttatgtaaAGATTAACGGTAAAGAATGTTATGAAATGGAGTTAATATTTCGTATATTAGATTTGGACATATGGTGGATGGTTAAACATTAATGTAACAAATCCATTATCAAGACTATACATTACTACACTAGTGATCATTTATAGTGGTCAATGATCACTAAACAATAATAATTCATGTGATAAAAGTGGAAGATATTTGAATTTAGTACTTTCGAAGCAATATTGTTTAAAAGTATGATTTCTTGatattaaattgattttttttaaaagaagtgTTTGTGAACTGTGATTAAGAAATGTGTGCATattgtaattaataaaataatagtaatattaTAGCAATGACCTCAGCGGTGCCCTCCTCTGAAAGCCAATGTAGCCACTCTGTCTCAGCTAAAATTTAAAGAGCAATTATTGGCCATTTTGAATCTTGCCTGGTTTTTCCGTACATCGtcattgattttaaataaatcTACAACTACAtaattcataattcataattcataattcataattcataattcataattcataatACCAGGCCAGTTCATTATTACTACATACTAACATACCTACAGCCTACAGGAAATGGCCGCCCCTCCTACTTTTACATTTTCCGTCTTCTTCTCCTCTCATTCTTCCCATTAGTCTTACGCCTTGTATCTTATTTCCTCCATTCTGAAATAGTTCTAACGTTTTTGGTttaccttgattttttttttaattgtaagTGAATGCAAAAGAATTTACATAGTTGTCCCCACTTTTGGaaataattaactaaaataagtgaGGATTTTACTGTTAGTGGTGCAAGTGGGTAGATTAATGAAAACAAGTGAGGGCATTTTGGTGCAATTGAGTAGCGaaagttaccaaaaaaaatcaaaggattgcaACTAAAAGAGACCGGGAAAAATATTAGTTTGATTTTCACCATAAAAAACTTTTGCATTCTCCAATTTACAATAATGACATGGCCTATTACGCATAAAGTAAAAAATTACccttattattttataaaaattacaaTAATACTTTGTACTTAATAAAAAGTTACCCCAAATATTATAAAAGTTGccctaataaaattaattataaatgcTTATACTAATGGTTGGCAACTTGGCATGTGTTCAAGAAGTCATAGAAATGCAAGTTTGAATATGattaaatatatataatacggagtaattataaattttatgaAAGATTAAGTCAACAATTCATTACAAATCATCATCAATCATGGACTCATGGTATATCTAATTTTCTAAGATATGCATAGTTAAGTGTGGACACATGATTTAAATTTCTTGGTCTGACGTGGAGATTAGAGGGAGGAATTAAATGggttagaatgttgacttggaccaataacaataaaaataaaaataaaaataaaaataaaaataaaaataaaaaaaataaaataaaaagggtaATGGGCAGTGAGTGACACTTGATAATTGTAACCTCCAACAAGTAGGACAGTTGAGAACGCGTACGGAGAAAGGACAGTTGCTATATCaggtttcttactttctttttgGAACAAGGAAAGGATGGTATGGTCCGTAAATCGTAATCCGTAAGGTATGTGAGACACTGGAGTTGGGACAATTGATTCGATCATCGTGCTGCCAAACTCGTTATCATTTGTTCAACATCTTCTGCAATTATTGTAAACCTTTTAGTCGCAACCATTCATTACTCGTATTATTTTGAATTgcaattatttattgtttttagatttaaaattgaaacaaattgcacaaatattaataaCATTCAACGTCTTTCTTCTTGTGGGACAAGTCCCAATATATAGTttggtaactaatttttttttggtgttagcacccgattcacccttagggctaatccggatttaGGGCGTGTTTTGGGTGGTTAGGTTTCAGTCCCCTTTCAATTATTGTTGCGGGAGATTGAACACAAGTTCTCcataccaagttcagcctcaatcaccaccgAACCAACAAGCAATGAGTTAGAGTTTGGTAACTAATGATTTACAATAATAATCCATACTTATTTGAATGTCTAAAATTTCAGGATTATATGATTGATCAATGGACACACGCTAGTAAGTTAAAACTCCAATGGCAACTTATTAGTTTGTTATGTCACCTACGTACACCTAAAAAGTGTCTCCCCAAAAGTGTTATACTTcttccgtcttttaatactcgcaacgtttggacttttgtcactatacatataatctactttgattattcgtagtg contains:
- the LOC110802139 gene encoding auxin-responsive protein SAUR36-like: MVGNKKMSLMRLKRFVVKLRWCMKLLQPIRTIPNNEELVQILGKKPALVPKGHFAVLAVGNGDDEVKRFVVELRFLRNPALLNLLKEAAEEYGFQHDGALVVPCKPQELEKILQDNS